In a genomic window of Leucoraja erinacea ecotype New England chromosome 8, Leri_hhj_1, whole genome shotgun sequence:
- the adat2 gene encoding tRNA-specific adenosine deaminase 2 isoform X2, producing MEQALSTAKGALENGEVPVGCLMVYHNEILGQGRNEVNETKNATRHAEMVAIGYVLEWCRQKGRRWQEVFKATVLYVTVEPCIMCAAALRLLNIPLVVYGCRNERFGGCGSVLNIPADDLQHTGAPFQCIGGYRADEAVELLKTFYKAENPNAPKSKVRKKE from the exons gCAAAAGGGGCTCTGGAGAATGGTGAGGTGCCTGTCGGATGTCTGATGGTTTACCACAATGAGATTCTAGGACAAGGGAGGAATGAAGTCAATGAAACCAAGAAT GCTACACGACATGCGGAGATGGTTGCCATTGGCTATGTCTTGGAGTGGTGTCGCCAGAAAGGCAGGAGGTGGCAGGAAGTGTTTAAAGCCACAGTGCTATATGTCACTGTGGAACCATGTATCATGTGCGCTGCAGCCTTGCGACTGCTGA ACATTCCACTGGTTGTGTATGGCTGTCGGAATGAGCGTTTTGGAGGCTGTGGTTCAGTGCTGAACATTCCCGCAGATGATTTACAACACACTGGAGCACCCTTCCAG TGCATAGGCGGATACAGAGCTGATGAAGCAGTGGAGCTGTTAAAGACTTTTTACAAAGCTGAAAACCCCAATG CACCAAAATCAAAAGTGCGGAAGAAGGAATAA
- the adat2 gene encoding tRNA-specific adenosine deaminase 2 isoform X1, with protein MVYHNEILGQGRNEVNETKNATRHAEMVAIGYVLEWCRQKGRRWQEVFKATVLYVTVEPCIMCAAALRLLNIPLVVYGCRNERFGGCGSVLNIPADDLQHTGAPFQCIGGYRADEAVELLKTFYKAENPNAPKSKVRKKE; from the exons ATGGTTTACCACAATGAGATTCTAGGACAAGGGAGGAATGAAGTCAATGAAACCAAGAAT GCTACACGACATGCGGAGATGGTTGCCATTGGCTATGTCTTGGAGTGGTGTCGCCAGAAAGGCAGGAGGTGGCAGGAAGTGTTTAAAGCCACAGTGCTATATGTCACTGTGGAACCATGTATCATGTGCGCTGCAGCCTTGCGACTGCTGA ACATTCCACTGGTTGTGTATGGCTGTCGGAATGAGCGTTTTGGAGGCTGTGGTTCAGTGCTGAACATTCCCGCAGATGATTTACAACACACTGGAGCACCCTTCCAG TGCATAGGCGGATACAGAGCTGATGAAGCAGTGGAGCTGTTAAAGACTTTTTACAAAGCTGAAAACCCCAATG CACCAAAATCAAAAGTGCGGAAGAAGGAATAA